The Patagioenas fasciata isolate bPatFas1 chromosome 3, bPatFas1.hap1, whole genome shotgun sequence genome contains a region encoding:
- the LOC136099411 gene encoding beta-soluble NSF attachment protein encodes MDSAGKEREAVQLMAEAEKRVKGSHSFLRGLFGGNTRVEEACEMYTRAANMFKIAKNWSAAGNAFCQAAKLHMQLQSKHDSATSFVDAGNAYKKADPQEAINCLNAAIDIYTDMGRFTIAAKHHITIAEIYEAELVDIEKAIAHYEQAADYYKGEESNSSANKCLLKVAAYAAQLEQYQKAIEIYEQVGTNTMDNPLLKYSAKEYFFKAALCHFIVDELNAKLALEKYEEMFPAFTDSRECKLLKKLLEAHEEQNAEAYTEAVKEFDSISRLDQWLTTMLLRIKKSIQGEGDGDLK; translated from the exons ATGGACAGCGCGGGGAAGGAGCGGGAGGCCGTGCAGCTGATGGCGGAGGCCGAGAAGCGGGTGAAGGGCTCGCACTCCTTCCTGCGGGGGCTCTTCGG GGGCAACACGAGGGTCGAGGAGGCCTGCGAGATGTACACCCGGGCGGCCAACATGTTCAAGATCGCCAAAAACTGGAGCG CGGCGGGGAACGCGTTCTGCCAGGCGGCCAAGCTGCACATGCAGCTGCAGAGCAAACACGACTCGGCCACCAGCTTCGTGGACGCCGGCAACGCCTACAAGAAAGCGGATCCGCAAG AGGCCATCAACTGCTTAAACGCAGCTATCGATATCTACACCGACATG GGCCGCTTCACCATCGCCGCCAAGCACCACATCACCATCGCCGAGATCTACGAGGCCGAGCTGGTGGACATCGAGAAG GCCATCGCGCACTACGAGCAGGCTGCCGACTACTACAAGGGCGAGGAGTCCAACAG CTCGGCCAACAAGTGTCTGCTGAAGGTGGCGGCGTACGCGGCGCAGCTGGAGCAGTACCAGAAGGCCATCGAGATCTACGAGCAG GTCGGAACCAACACGATGGATAACCCTTTGCTCAAGTACAGCGCCAAAGAGTATTTCTTCAAAGCCGCTCTGTGCCACTTCATCGTGGACGAGCTGAACGCCAAG CTCGCGCTTGAGAAGTACGAGGAGATGTTCCCTGCGTTCACAGACTCACGGGAGTGCAAGCTATTGAAA AAACTGCTGGAGGCGCACGAGGAGCAGAACGCCGAGGCGTACACCGAGGCC GTGAAAGAGTTCGACTCGATCTCGCGGTTGGACCAGTGGCTCACGACCATGCTGCTCCGCATCAAGAAGTCGATCCAGGGCGAGGGGGACGGGGACCTGAAGTGA
- the LOC139827593 gene encoding uncharacterized protein, producing the protein MTSPHCDRLRGDAGASAASHTDIPALRTPGRGHPGRDTRDGTPGTGRGGPPRNVPGLESYGGSRREPPALPKHHSPAAGAAFHGHMEPFHLHDLGLMENPARRRILSPMAAQLCHLLLALEQGQGGCQALPNLRENAEKLAQATEELAAVARRLAQESGDEVCKEEMHPAAESLVLAGRRVLLAASELQGRPHSPRHREQLAAAAERLLAQTVKILRIEDAAGARRVTEAASWLLERLSVLRDTGDTPGLLAAFRAFSEALLLLGNLTAKRLEELGDCPRQKSLARNLQLLQKCVPLLHAAKRSDLKCSWDRRVKLSKDSAFQLMEGTIKELVSLLVGTTEPRDRAGTFSQHVSELLALLSHPRPLRCFGSELSAHVDAVVFYCVLLADVSRADLKLELVKCCWVLLQLRKNICGHTGQQEGWAGESSLEKERHSMREHLETLDRAALTATLCQILDTFEGDEPLRPLVEAALHLTATGCFPAGPGGFLKKLQPLTATFFTHAQQMLRVTDFVLARCTKTQTAREIGEGVNYLQSLLARLPALLTEMSGDTWQASTAERLRSLYRAWAGAREALLRCFEETVGVRELLELSVQEMAKDRERCDTAWERRDHEVLRRHVAHLCSWARWVVGATARHVDRATDPVFRNGLLVWVRQLASSIPELEAVMARCPEGPSCLQTRDVFSRAASGLVDAARRVCDGLDGSNHPDILSPLRAQVRSTDVTKGPELSPGRAGLKTITGAAAVQEDIPSPPPSRPGGFHADVTPRQEDAHPVIAALLAVTQAHNTAAVDATCSALLELSGGCVAAAKEALPVAEPSQTQALGQHQTIVSLTPRVISLAKETALQQLRAPSSLLQMALTLSERICEIKECLAAVAGPWYSLAQQVFGFFLSADFLHGKQALEETMTALAGTVQFAGDVASMACSKGNLISSDVWESFLEVQAKFSRAQMNTQALLEKAASCEGSCGLGKAGLELRCVRWAVSTHVLLRALDRFIGGDVLLLGELSSAVHNKLCSQSLLAAMSEISLRLQEAARLSALSCPEERGRSEILALREEVEVLVEALLDTSSTLSLSPLPRASLTVRWELLQRDLALRAKALLLHLEKVNAQQLRVIRDVIEPALSPLPQEDSERRKDAFEEKASQLMANVQWVKTTLRDIQELDSQEKLLSVAEHLLLLTSEAVGSARWLLQSRGDKGHPRLASTLWYWAAMAHYLLTQLCTTRGLRGHILQLIGQRLCNVGNQCCPRPCGSTAEMSQALSHLGVAGTCPSGSGGQGAAQEAREMQNDLPSISFANGPAKCEREDGDKMSQVTKEMATRMLHMTQFLRKKGPIASKEQLISCARQIASDGQAFVKFGRVVAKHCPDGRCRAELLCAAEHTHTLSSQLGMVARVKAVTADSKSSSELLVSNARNLLQAVLHVLKAAEAACVKGLRQPPPGSEEEELAAFCMRWRKKLLRHRAEESVSSDRDELGLRRTGARAEPTLTATVQERSQNPLKDTQLGTLRNHCS; encoded by the exons ATGACGTCACCGCACTGCGACCGTCTCCGTGGCGACGCTGGCGCATCCGCGGCCTCTCACACTGACATCCCCGCCCTGCGGACACCCGGGAGGGGACACCCGGGACGGGACACCCGGGACGGGACACCCGGGACGGGGAGAGGCGGCCCTCCCCGAAATGTACCCGGCCTGGAAAGCTAtggggggagcaggagagagcccCCCGCGCTCCCCAAGcaccacagcccagcagcaggcgcTGCCTTCCATG GACACATGGAGCCTTTTCACCTCCACGACCTCGGGCTGATGGAAAACCCAGCGAGGCGAAGGATCCTCAGCCCCATGGCCGCGCAGCTCTGCCACCTGCTCCTCGCCCTGGAgcagggacaggggggttgtcAGGCTCTGCCCAACCTCAGGGAGAACGCGGAGAAATTAGCCCAAGCCACCGAAGAACTCGCTGCTGTGGCAAGAAG GCTGGCCCAGGAGTCCGGCGACGAGGTGTGCAAGGAGGAGATGCATCCAGCGGCCGAGTCGCTGGTCCTGGCGGGGCGGCGGGTGCTGCTGGCGGCCAGCGAGCTGCAGGGGCGGCCGCACAGCCCGCGGCACCGGGAGCAGCTGGCTGCGGCGGCAGAGAGGCTCCTCGCACAGACCGTCAAG ATCCTTCGGATTGAAGACGCTGCTGGAGCAAGGCGGGTAACTGAGGCTGCCAGCTGGCTGCTGGAGCGCCTGAGCGTGCtgcgggacactggggacacgccAGGGCTCCTGGCTGCGTTCCGCGCCTTTTCcgaggctctgctgctgctcggCAATCTGACAGCAAAGCGCCTCGAGGAACTGGGAGACTGTCCTCGACAGAAGAGCTTGGCCCGAAATctgcagctccttcagaagtgcGTCCCTCTGCTCCACGCAGCCAAGCGCAGCGACCTGAAATGCTCCTGGGATCGGCGAGTCAAGCTCTCCAAGGACTCAGCTTTCCAGCTGATGGAGGGAACCATCAAAGAGCTCGTTTCCCTGCTCGTGGGCACCACGGAGCCGCGGGACAGAGCCGGGACCTTCTCCCAGCACGTGAGCGAGCTGCtggctctcctctcccacccgCGGCCCCTGCGCTGCTTCGGCAGCGAGCTCAGCGCTCACGTGGATGCCGTGGTTTTCTACTGCGTGCTTCTGGCAGATGTGTCCAGGGCAGATCTGAAGCTGGAGCTGGTAAAATGTTGCTGggttctcctgcagctgagaaaaAACATCTGCGGCCAcacagggcagcaggaaggaTGGGCAGGGGAGAGCAGCCTGGAGAAGGAACGGCACAGCATGAGGGAGCACCTAGAGACCCTCGACCGGGCAGCACTCACGGCGACTCTGTGCCAAATCCTTGACACCTTTGAGGGCGACGAGCCCCTGAGGCCACTGGTTGAAGCTGCCCTTCACCTCACTGCCACAGGGTGTTTTCCAGCAGGACCAGGAGGATTTTTGAAGAAGCTTCAGCCCCTCACCGCCACGTTCTTCACACACGCCCAGCAGATGCTCAGAGTGACAGACTTTGTTCTGGCCAGGTGCACCAAAACCCAAACTGCCAGAGAAATCGGGGAGGGGGTGAATTATCTGCAGAGCCTCCTCGCCCGTCTCCCTGCGCTGCTGACAGAAATGAGCGGAGACACGTGGCAGGCGAGCACTGCCGAGCGGCTGCGTTCCTTGTACCGCGCGTGGGCTGGAGCGAGGGAAGCTCTCCTGCGCTGTTTTGAGGAGACGGTCGGTGTGCGTGAACTCCTGGAGCTGTCCGTGCAGGAAATGGCCAAGGACAGGGAACGGTGTGACACGGCCTGGGAACGCCGGGACCACGAGGTGCTGCGGCGGCACGTGGCTCACCTCTGCAGCTGGGCAAGGTGGGTGGTGGGAGCCACTGCCCGGCACGTGGACAGAGCCACAGACCCCGTTTTCAGGAACGGTTTGCTGGTTTGGGTCAGGCAACTGGCCAGCTCCATCCCCGAGCTGGAAGCGGTCATGGCCCGTTGTCCAGAGGGACCCTCCTGCCTCCAAACCAGGGATGTCTTCTCCAGGGCGGCGAGTGGCCTGGTGGACGCTGCTCGCCGTGTGTGTGACGGGCTGGACGGGAGCAACCACCCCGACATCCTCAGCCCCCTGCGGGCACAAGTGCGAAGCACTGATGTCACGAAGGGGCCTGAACTCAGCCCAGGGCGTGCTGGGCTAAAAACCATCACGGGTGCGGCTGCGGTGCAGGAAGACATCCCAAGTCCTCCACCTTCACGACCAGGTGGTTTCCACGCGGATGTCACTCCACGGCAAGAAGATGCGCACCCTGTCATCGCGGCTCTCCTGGCAGTGACACAAGCTCACAACACAGCAGCTGTCGACGCCACTTGCTCCGCTTTGCTTGAACTCTCCGGCGGCTGCGTCGCTGCGGCGAAGGAAGCGCTGCCTGTGGCTGAGCCTTCGCAGACGCAGGCGCTGGGGCAGCACCAAACGATTGTGTCGCTGACACCGCGTGTCATCAGCCTGGCCAAGGAAACGGCCCTGCAGCAGCTCCGTGCCCCAAGCAGCCTTCTCCAAATGGCGCTCACGCTCTCCGAAAGGATCTGCGAGATCAAGGAGTGCCTGGCAGCTGTGGCAGGCCCTTGGTACAGTCTGGCCCAGCAAGTATTTGGCTTTTTCTTGTCTGCTGACTTTCTGCACGGCAAACAGGCTTTAGAGGAAACCATGACAGCTTTAGCAGGAACGGTCCAGTTTGCAGGAGACGTTGCAAGCATGGCCTGTAGCAAGGGAAATCTCATCTCCTCTGATGTCTGGGAGAGCTTTCTAGAGGTGCAAGCCAAGTTTTCACGTGCTCAGATGAACACCCAAGCATTACTGGAGAAAGCAGCGTCCTGCGAGGGCTCCTGCGGGCTGGGCAAGGCCGGCCTGGAGCTGCGCTGTGTGCGCTGGGCCGTCAGCACGCACGTCCTGCTGCGCGCCCTGGATCGCTTCATTGGCGGGGACGTCCTGCTCCTGGGGGAGCTCAGCAGCGCCGTGCACAACAAGCTTTGCTCGCAGAGCCTCTTGGCCGCCATGTCTGAGATCTCCCTGCGGCTGCAGGAGGCCGCCCGGCTCTCCGCCTTGTCCTGCCCCGAGGAGCGCGGCCGCAGTGAGATCCTGGCGCTGCgggaggaggtggaggtgctGGTAGAAGCGCTGCTGGACACCTCCAGCACGCTCTCGCTCTCCCCGCTGCCCAGGGCCAGCTTGACCGTTCGCTGGGAGCTCCTGCAGAGAGACCTGGCGCTCAGGGCCAAGGCCTTGCTGCTCCACCTGGAGAAGGTCAACGCCCAACAGCTGCGGGTCATCCGGGATGTCATCGAGCCAGCCCTGTCCCCGCTCCCTCAGGAGGACAGCGAGAGGAGAAAAGATGCCTTTGAAGAGAAGGCAAGCCAGCTGATGGCCAACGTTCAGTGGGTCAAAACCACCCTCAGAGACATTCAGGAGCTGGACTCACAGGAGAAACTGCTCTCCGTGGCAGAGCACCTCCTGCTCCTCACGTCCGAGGCCGTGGGAAGCGCCAGGTGGCTCTTGCagagccgtggggacaaaggcCACCCCCGCCTGGCCAGCACGCTGTGGTACTGGGCAGCGATGGCGCACTACCTGCTGACACAGCTGTGCACCACCCGTGGCCTCAGGGGACACATCCTGCAGCTCATCGGCCAGCGCCTGTGCAACGTGGGGAACCAGTGCTGCCCGAGGCCATGCGGCAGCACGGCCGAGATGTCACAAGCTCTGAGCCACCTCGGGGTGGCAGGAACCTGCCCAAGTGGGAGCGGAGGACAAGGAGCTGCCCAGGAGGCCCGTGAAATG CAGAATGATCTTCCCAGCATCTCCTTCGCCAATGGCCCTGCGAAATGTGAGAGGGAAGACGGTGACAAGATGTCCCAGGTCACCAAGGAGATGGCAACAAGGATGCTGCACATGACCCAGTTCCTCAGGAAGAAAGGCCCCATCGCG AGTAAGGAGCAGCTCATCTCCTGCGCCAGGCAAATCGCTTCCGACGGGCAGGCGTTCGTTAAATTTGGGCGCGTGGTGGCCAAGCACTGCCCCGACGGCCGGTGCCGTGCAGAGCTGCTGTGCGCCGCCGAGCACACCCACACCCTCAGCAGCCAGCTGGGCATGGTGGCCAG GGTGAAAGCGGTGACCGCAGACAGCAAGTCCTCCTCCGAGCTGCTCGTCAGCAACGCGCGCAACCTCCTTCAAGCGGTTCTGCACGTTCTGAAGGCAGCCGAGGCGGCGTGTGTCAAA GGTTTGCGACAGCCCCCGCCTGGCTCTGAAGAAGAAGAATTAGCTGCTTTTTGCATGCGGTGGAGGAAAAAGCTCTTGCGGCACAGGGCCGAGGAGTCTGTGAGCTCCGACAGGGACGAACTGGGGCTGCGCAGAACTGGGGCGCGGGCTGAGCCCACCCTGACGGCCACGGTGCAGGAACGGTCACAAAACCCGCTAAAGGACACGCAATTAGGGACACTCAGAAACCACTGCTCTTGA
- the ZC3H6 gene encoding zinc finger CCCH domain-containing protein 6 isoform X2 → MERAERPHKKSSSSSYRDYDSSFSQHGHVSGNYMSSQKMQHKKNVKSKEYDDYSHYSDENFGNYNEEEKDEDFADQLKQYRQAKETSSSDLGPPFPKEPIKKQGMKGLQKGISQRGNNYNVGRGRGMQKKLKRKDRGRGRGGNKGSDGFHEDGKPVKKWVNMSQEFINQHTVEHKGKQICKYFLEGRCIKGEQCKFDHDAEIEKKKEICKFYIQGYCTKGENCIYLHNEFPCKFYHTGAKCYQGDKCKFSHAPLTAETKELLDKVLNNEEEPQNEDEKELEELRKRGIVPLPKPPPGVGLLPTPAEQYPFSESDMENYQDPSGEYKKIPSLFEIVVKPTVDLAHKIGKKPPTFYNSSSPPRPPFQGNDPHSQHMYNPGSSPGPGPGMSQGHNGPPMHPGSPGHHPCPQGMPQSPPMQGVPPGFLGPQGQGGMPMQGQQGGPPLTPPGLGGSYNAPGVQGHMVNMPRDNHCPPGPQYQQMPGDRQPNMNYEPIQNPADFYDNYYSHQAVHNFQPANNSGDGTWHGEFADHQAHLMGQEPHQGGGESDCMGSHMGHKAAMGVPDFLPAMQKALYARLSHKHPRDGDAGSSQGQRTMSKDEDDNVNWYSSSEEEEGSSVKSILKTLKKQSENFRNRQQHSAEQHMLGIPTDPRLAKDKGPGAQAADPRLRASPRPNARKPAEPAALDPRLARDPRVHKAGEGGHASAALGAAKLELHHAGAKAKQKGMEDDEEDSERELRERAFLIPLEPLPGVTLRDPRSQLRQFSHIKMDVTLMKPNFAKHIVWAPEDLLPIPLPKPDPVSSINLPLPPLIADQRLNKLRNLKNDPHPNAMPADPRLAAKAKNSLVGRGGYLDPSADSHASSSSKLGDPRLQKNVDPRLHRLSSAETHHGVTKDPHPPKFDPRLARSAGSSQPSEAAAKPDPDALPPYAPKLSSSGVRLGTPGSILSGISLYDPRDHSSSSDAAPAPSGENGENQKKSILKNSGKTDAGLSEDPALQKAASNAEKNPEGSAEAPAPEKASGGGKCQAKQSSAAPAVHNLPIQALSGLIRPQYSDPRQVRPPGQAAQPPESDPNGESDDKSLKDVFKTFDPTASPFC, encoded by the exons GTATTTCTCAAAGAGGCAACAATTACAATGTTGGCCGAGGGCGTGGAATGCAGAAGAAATTGAAGCGTAAGGATCGTGGAAGGGGCCGAGGGGGCAATAAAGGCTCTGATGGCTTTCACGAG GACGGCAAACCGGTGAAGAAATGGGTGAATATGAGCCAGGAGTTCATCAATCAGCATACGGTGGAACACAAAGGCAAACAGATCTGTAAATATTTCCTGGAAGGGAGGTGTATTAAG GGAGAGCAGTGTAAATTTGATCACGATGCAGAGATTGAGAAGAAGAAGGAAATCTGCAAGTTTTACATACAGGGTTACTGCACCAAAGGAGAGAACTGCATTTATTTGCAcaat GAGTTCCCGTGCAAGTTCTACCACACGGGAGCAAAGTGCTACCAAGGAGACAAGTGCAAATTCTCTCACGCTCCCCTGACGGCAGAAACAAAAGAGCTACTGGACAAG GTTTTGAATAACGAGGAGGAACCCCAAAATGAAGACGAGAAAGAACTGGAGGAGCTCAGAAAGCGGGGAATAGTTCCGCTCCCGAAGCCCCCGCCGGGCGTCGGGCTCCTGCCCACCCCCGCAGAGCAGTATCCCTTCTCCGAGTCCGACATGGAGAATTACCAAGATCCTTCGGGAGAATACAAGAAGATCCCGTCTCTCTTTGAAATAGTTGTGAAGCCCACCGTGGATCTAGCACACAAAATTGGAAAAAA GCCACCGACCTTCTACAACAGCTCCTCGCCGCCCAGACCCCCATTCCAGGGCAACGACCCCCATTCTCAGCACATGTACAATCCAGGTTCCAGTCCCGGGCCGGGCCCCGGCATGTCCCAGGGCCACAACGGGCCCCCCATGCACCCGGGCTCTCCTGGCCaccacccgtgtccccagggcatgCCGCAGAGCCCCCCCATGCAGGGCGTCCCCCCCGGCTTCCTGGGGCCGCAGGGCCAGGGCGGGATGCCCATGCAGGGGCAGCAAGGGGGGCCACCGCTCACACCACCGGGGCTCGGCGGCTCCTACAACGCCCCGGGGGTCCAGGGGCACATGGTGAACATGCCGAGGGACAATCACTGTCCCCCGGGGCCTCAGTACCAGCAGATGCCTGGGGACCGGCAGCCCAACATGAACTACGAGCCCATCCAGAACCCCGCTGATTTCTACGACAATTACTATTCTCATCAAGCCGTGCATAACTTCCAGCCAGCTAATAACTCTGGTG ACGGAACGTGGCACGGGGAGTTCGCAGACCACCAGGCGCACCTCATGGGCCAGGAGCCACACCAGGGCGGGGGCGAGTCGGACTGCATGGGCAGCCACATGGGCCACAAGGCCGCCATGGGCGTCCCCGATTTCCTGCCCGCCATGCAGAAAGCGCTGTACGCCAGGCTCAGCCACAAGCACCCCCGCGACGGGGACGCCGGCAGCAGCCAGGGCCAGCGCACCATGAGCAAGGACGAAG atgacaaCGTCAACTGGTATTCCAGCAGCGAAGAGGAAGAGGGCAGCAGCGTTAAATCGATACTGAAAACACTGAAGAAGCAAAGCGAAAACTTCCGGAACCGCCAGCAACATTCCGCAGAGCAGCACATGCTGGGCATTCCCACCGACCCCCGGCTGGCCAAAGACAAAGGCCCTGGGGCGCAGGCTGCCGACCCGCGGCTCCGCGCCTCCCCGCGCCCCAATGCCCGCAAACCCGCCGAGCCCGCGGCGCTGGACCCGCGGCTGGCGCGGGACCCGCGCGTGCACAAGGCGGGCGAGGGGGGACACGCCAGCGCGGCCCTGGGGGCGGCCAAGCTGGAGCTGCACCACGCCGGGGCCAAGGCCAAGCAGAAGGGGATGGAGGACGACGAAGAGGATTCAGAGCGGGAGCTGCGGGAGCGGGCGTTCCTCATCCCGCTGGAGCCGCTGCCCGGGGTCACACTGCGGGATCCGCGCTCGCAGCTCCGCCAGTTCAGCCACATCAAGATGGACGTGACGCTGATGAAACCCAACTTTGCCAAGCACATCGTGTGGGCGCCCGAGGATTTGCTCCCCATACCGTTGCCTAAGCCCGACCCCGTCTCTTCAATCAATTTACCTCTCCCTCCGCTCATCGCTGACCAGAGACTGAATAAGCTGCGGAATTTGAAAAACGATCCCCACCCAAACGCGATGCCCGCCGACCCGCGACTGGCCGCCAAGGCAAAAAACAGCTTAGTGGGCCGCGGCGGCTACTTGGATCCCTCCGCGGATTCGCACGCCAGTAGCTCCAGCAAATTAGGGGACCCTCGCTTACAGAAAAACGTGGATCCCAGGCTTCACAGACTGTCGAGCGCAGAGACGCATCACGGAGTCACCAAGGATCCGCACCCTCCCAAGTTTGACCCCCGCCTCGCCAGATCCGCCGGCTCCTCGCAGCCCTCGGAAGCCGCCGCCAAACCCGACCCCGACGCTCTACCCCCCTACGCGCCCAAATTGTCCTCCAGCGGGGTCCGGCTGGGGACCCCGGGCTCCATCCTGAGCGGGATTAGTTTGTACGATCCCAGAGATCACAGCTCGTCCTCGGACGCGGCTCCGGCTCCGTCGGGAGAGAACGGAGAGAaccagaaaaaaagtattttgaaaaattcTGGTAAAACCGACGCCGGTCTCTCGGAAGATCCGGCGCTGCAGAAAGCCGCCTCCAACGCGGAGAAAAACCCCGAAGGATCCGCGGAAGCTCCTGCTCCGGAGAAAGCGAGTGGCGGCGGTAAATGTCAGGCCAAGCAGTCGAGCGCGGCGCCCGCGGTGCACAACCTGCCGATCCAGGCGCTGTCGGGGCTGATCCGGCCGCAGTACAGCGACCCGCGGCAGGTGCGGCCGCCCGGGCAGGCGGCGCAGCCCCCGGAGAGCGATCCCAACGGGGAGTCGGATGATAAGTCCCTAAAAGATGTTTTCAAGACTTTCGATCCCACCGCTTCACCGTTTTGTTAG